The genomic stretch CCAGCAACCGGACAAGACGGAGCTGTCTCAAAAACCTTTTGGCGAAGACGGCAGAATCATCGGATCTTCAACGCCTATGCAGATCCTCTGGGAGATGATCGTCCAAGTTGCTCCTACAGAGGCCACAGTGCTGATCACCGGTGATTCAGGGACCGGCAAGGAACTGGTCGCCTCAGCCCTCCATTATAAAAGCCACCGCAGGAAGGGACCCTTTATCAAGGTCAATTGCGCAGCCCTATCTGAAACGCTGCTGGAATCGGAGCTCTTCGGCCATGAAAAAGGAGCCTTTACTGGCGCGGATCGTCGCCGCGAAGGATGTTTTGTCCGGGCGCAGGAGGGAACGCTCTTCCTTGATGAGATAGGTGAAACAACCCCGGCCATGCAGGCAAAACTTTTACGGGTCCTTCAGGAGCACGAACTCCAACGCGTTGGCGGCCAAGAAATCATTACCGTTGATGTGCGTATTGTCACGGCCACCAACCGAAATCTGGAGGCAGAGGTGAAGGTGGGCAACTTCCGGGAAGATCTTTATTACCGACTCAATGTTGTGGCCCTGGACATGCCTTCTTTATCTGACCGTGACGGTGATATCCCCTTGCTCGCTGATTTTTTCCTGCGCAATTTTGCCAAAAGAAATAAGCGGCAGGTACAGGGAATCACTCCTGAATGCATGGATATCTTCAATCGTTACCCCTGGCCGGGCAATGTCCGGGAGCTGGAAAACGCCATAGAACGGGGAGTAATCCTGATGCGGGGAGACTATCTTGACCTTGAGAGCCTGCCTATGGCTGTGCAAAACTGGGCTGGAATGAATCCGGAAAAGGAAGAAGAGCAACCATCCACCCTGAGAGAAGCTGAGCGTGTGCTCATCCTGAAGACCCTTGAGGAAACCAACGGAAACCGCAGTGAGGCCGCCCGCCGCTTACAGATTACTCGGAAGACCCTGCTGAATAAATTGAAAAAGTATGGTGTATAAAAAAATAAAAACAAGAGTAGGGGCACCCTGTGTTCGCCCTTGTATAGCGGGCAGGCACAGGGACCTGGGTTGTTCCTACAACATAATCCGAAAACGGGTGCTCACCCACTCCTTGAGCACATTAAGGGGTAAAATATTCTTTACCCCTCCTCTACTATCCTTCCTCATCCTCCTCCTCTCACATGGCAACCAAGGGGAGATAGGTTGGTTGCCAACGAAAATCACGGATCAATCGCTGCAAGCGAATCGGATCATTATGATGCTGAAAGCTGGAAAAAGCGCAAGGCCGACTCACTCCCGCCGCAATCGCCGCCTCCCCAACTGCCTGAGCAACCTTGAGACTGACTTCAGCAAGGTCGGTCACTGGAGGCAACAGAGCCCCGCCCTGCATATCTCCAGGGCTCACGCAGGAGGAGACCGCTCCAGCAGCAGCGGTAAAAAACTCCGGCAACACAGCACGGGACCCGGAAACCAAGGTGCCTAGCCCAACACCTGGAAAGACAAAAACATTATTGGCCTGGGCCACCGAGAAAGCCCGTCCTTCATAGAGCACATCAGGAAAAGGAGAGCCTGTTCCGATTAACGCTCGTCCACCGGTCCAGCTGTAGATATCTGCTGGCATAGCTTCGGCATGATCCGTGGGATTGGAAAGCGGCATAATCACCGGACGATCAGTATGCTCCAGTACTGACAGCACAACCTCTTTACTAAAGCATCCGGGCTGGCCCGAGGTGCCTATCAGCACTGTAATTCCTGCCTTCTTAACCACATTTCCAAGCTGCCCGTCCTTTTCCTCTCGTAGCCAATCAAGCGTTGCCGGGTCCTGGGCAAATTTCTGTTTATAAGGAAGAAGCTCTCGATCCGTCGTAATCAGGCCCTGTGAATCCAAGGTGAAGATCTGTTTGCGAGCCTTCTCTTCCGACATTCCTTCCGCACAAAGGGCAACCATGATCTGCTCGGCAATACCGATCCCCCTGCCCCTGCTCCGTGGATCAGGAACTTCTGCTTTGCCAGACTTTCCTGCTTGATCCGCATGGCCGTGTAGATGGCAGCTAAGGCAACTGCGCCGGTCCCCTGGATATCATCATTAAAGGAAATCAGGTCATGAAGAAAGGTATCACGGATGGCAAAGGCATTCTGCTTTGAAAAATCTTCCCACTGACAAAGGGCACTGGGAAAAACATTACGGAAGGCCCTGGCAAAACGTTGAATAAAATCAATGTATTGATCTCCAGTGATCCGCCTGTGCCGCCATCCCAGGTATTCATGATCATTGAGTAACGCTTCATTATTAGTACCCACATCCAAGGAAATGGGCAGGCAATGCCACGGCGCGATTCCTGCTCCTTGGGTATAGAGCATCAGCTTGCCTAGGCAGATGGCGATTCCACCTGCGCCCTGATCACCAAGTCCGAGGATACCCTGGTTATCCGTCACCACGGCGACCCGAATATCCCGCTGTTGAAAACGACGGAGAACATTTTCCGCCTGATCAATATTGCCGGGATGAAAATGCAACCCGTTGGCCGAGCGAAACATGGAAGAGTACTGCTGGCAGGCATAGCCCACTGTAGGCGTGTAGATGATGGACATATAACGGCTGATATCGCTCTTGATCAGGGCATGGGCCAAGGTCACATTGCGGTCAAACAGGGAACGGATATAGACAAAACGCTCGATATCCGACCCCTTATCTTCCACCTTAACCCGGCTGTTTTCCACCTGCTCTTCCAAGCTGCGCACAGCAGGGGCAACATGGCAACCAGCCCGAGGCGCTGCCGTTCATCTTTGGTAAAGGCGGTTCCTCGATTGACAAAAGGGTCGGCATGCAGGCTGAGACCGCTGGAGTAGACATAGATTTCGCGGGTGTTGCCGTATTTATCGTACTTGAACATTGAGGAATTTTCCGACATAGGTGCAGTCTCCTTGAGTTTACAGTTCCCGGTGTGGCTCCTGGCTTACACTGTGAGTGTGACCAGGACCCTCTTCACCCCAAAAATAGGACAGGAATCATTGATTTTATTATAGATGGAGTTTACCAGCGCAGTGGAGAAAGTTCAAGGGAAGAGCATAGCGGATTGCCTTCAGCGGGCTTACTCGTTTTTGAAAAGAATGAGGCAATTAACGGAAACCGAATGGTAAAAATGTAGGCTCTGTATATGTACATTACAGGTCCGGCTCTCTTGACAATGGGGTCCACTATAACCTTCACTTATATGTAGTACTACACTGTAGCTTCTTTCTGCGTTTTTTACTTTGCAATCACAATGGTTTAATTTTTTACACAATAATAACCAAGTCTATATAGAAAGTGCCCATAGCCTATCTTTAGCGTTTTATTCAATTATTTATGCACGGGGAATTTCTCGCCACCAAGCTTTACAGATAACCATCAATTATCATTAACAAATACACATCTCCATACTGATTAAAACTTGTTGATATACTCTTAAAAATTAATCGTTGGTTTTTCAGGAATGATTTATGCATCCTACATGGTAGGACATGCGAATCTAAAATACATGCATGTTTCATACTGAACGTGATTATTCTTATTTTTTTTGGGAGTGGAAAAAATTTAACTTTTCCAAAATATCAATCATCACAATATGGTCATGTTATGAATAATAAAAAACAAATCAGGATCGTATCAATGAATTGAAACATAAAATTTTCTATGCTGAAGCTGCACGAGATAATTATAGAGAAACACATGCAATGCTTTATGAAACAAATTCATTTTATGTAGAGACGTTGAAGCAGAAGTTGACCGGTCTGGAAGCTCGAAGGGGTTGATAAGGTCATGGCCCTCTAAAAATCCCGTAAAAGGCTGGCAGCGTATCCTGACGGTCTCGTTAAATTTTTGATTCATATTATGTTTAAGGAGCTCATAGAGGCATCATAAGGCTATCCAAATGCCAACCACTTAAAACTACAAGTATTGACCAAGAGTCATATCGAGCTCCAGCAATATCTCTTTAACTATAAAATTAATAAGTTATCTTTTCTTGCAATACAAACGGCTCTAGAATCCAACCTGAGCCTTAAAGATAACCTATTTACTATAAATGGAGGTGCTATGAGGAACTTACGGAAAGGATCATTTGGTGCGGAAAAGAGAAGGCTTGAAGCTTACCCGAAGGAGATGCTTTTTGTCAGGAAATATAGAGATGAAGTAACAATGAAAATTAACGAGTTCTGCTGTCAAGGATTCGGTGTAAAACCTAGAATTTCGGAAAATTATATATCGTTCCAGTCCCCTCTAAAAGCTGATGACGAGGTTTTCCGAT from Candidatus Electrothrix communis encodes the following:
- a CDS encoding sigma-54 dependent transcriptional regulator: MEKKKVQILIVDDEQVHRYMLYSMLTEWGWSCHEADDGETAVEAVRQGPFDVILMDVCMEPMDGLEALRKIHAINPSIPVVMMTAYSSIDSAVEAIKLGAHDYLTKPIDFERLRQTLEVAMGHRQQPDKTELSQKPFGEDGRIIGSSTPMQILWEMIVQVAPTEATVLITGDSGTGKELVASALHYKSHRRKGPFIKVNCAALSETLLESELFGHEKGAFTGADRRREGCFVRAQEGTLFLDEIGETTPAMQAKLLRVLQEHELQRVGGQEIITVDVRIVTATNRNLEAEVKVGNFREDLYYRLNVVALDMPSLSDRDGDIPLLADFFLRNFAKRNKRQVQGITPECMDIFNRYPWPGNVRELENAIERGVILMRGDYLDLESLPMAVQNWAGMNPEKEEEQPSTLREAERVLILKTLEETNGNRSEAARRLQITRKTLLNKLKKYGV
- the maeA gene encoding oxaloacetate-decarboxylating malate dehydrogenase, which gives rise to MRSLEEQVENSRVKVEDKGSDIERFVYIRSLFDRNVTLAHALIKSDISRYMSIIYTPTVGYACQQYSSMFRSANGLHFHPGNIDQAENVLRRFQQRDIRVAVVTDNQGILGLGDQGAGGIAICLGKLMLYTQGAGIAPWHCLPISLDVGTNNEALLNDHEYLGWRHRRITGDQYIDFIQRFARAFRNVFPSALCQWEDFSKQNAFAIRDTFLHDLISFNDDIQGTGAVALAAIYTAMRIKQESLAKQKFLIHGAGAGGSVLPSRSWLPFVRKECRKRRLANRSSPWIHRA
- a CDS encoding malic enzyme-like NAD(P)-binding protein, which produces MSEEKARKQIFTLDSQGLITTDRELLPYKQKFAQDPATLDWLREEKDGQLGNVVKKAGITVLIGTSGQPGCFSKEVVLSVLEHTDRPVIMPLSNPTDHAEAMPADIYSWTGGRALIGTGSPFPDVLYEGRAFSVAQANNVFVFPGVGLGTLVSGSRAVLPEFFTAAAGAVSSCVSPGDMQGGALLPPVTDLAEVSLKVAQAVGEAAIAAGVSRPCAFSSFQHHNDPIRLQRLIRDFRWQPTYLPLVAM